Genomic segment of Thunnus thynnus chromosome 21, fThuThy2.1, whole genome shotgun sequence:
CGGCACTTCCACCACTCCGGGTCGTTCTCTGGCTTCTCCACAACCTCCATCACCTCGCCCTTCTCAAAATTCAGCTCCTCGTCGTTGCCTGAGCTGAAAGGGTAGAGTGCCTGGACTGTGTGCAGCACTCTGTTCCCGTTCGTGGTGCTGTTCATCACAGCCGCCAGCTTCTCTGTTAGCGATCCAGCCGGGTCCCCTCCCCCGCCCATTCCCCCTCCCCCCGCCGTCCCATCCACGTCCTCTGTCACGTAGTTGGACGGAAACCAGCCAGAACGTCCGTTGTAGCTTCCGCGCCACCAGCCGTCGCTGCACTtctccatcaccaccacccgCGTGCCTTTAACCAGAGACAGCTCATCTTCGCGCTCTGCTGTGTAGCTGAACTTGACCAGGGCGGGCAGGTTGAGGTCGTACAGCCGCTCACCGTTATCTGCATACATGTCTGAGTCGGCATTGGAGGCCGTGTCTCTCATCCCCCCCTTTCTGCTCTTCACCTTCCCAATTCCTGGACAAAATAATCAAGGAAAGGTGTTAAAAGTTTGCAAAGAgaacattatcatcatcatcattatcagaAATGAAGTTCAGTTAATGAGGTAAGAAACTTAACTACAAGCCAGATGACATCTTGaatgagcagacagacaggcctTTAGGTCTTCATTTGAAACTTTACACTTTAATTTCACTAAAACACCACCAAAGTCCCTGGAATTTCAGTTTTCAAACCCTTCCACTGATGTTAAACAAGtctgaacagaaaaacaaaaaccacacatacatacaccaaAAAACACCTCTGAAAATTtaagggaggaagaaaaaaaaccccagacaAATACCAGGCAGCGATAATAAGCATTAGGGGTTGTGCTGAAATACAGGGAGGGTGGGTAAGCAGGGCTAAATATCATTCCTTGTCCACATTACAGTGCCCTAACCCCCCCACTCCCCACTCCAAACCCAAGTACATTCTTGGGGATTAGGTCTAGGTGCTGAGGAAACAAAAAAGCAATGCTGGTGTggttgaagagaaaaaaaaaaaagtatgagtGGGATGAAAACTTGTTTTGGCATGGGCCTCTAAATCCagtggaaatttaaaaaaacgtGCATGAAATGAATTACCGGTActaagttaaaaaacaaaagtaatgtCCTAATTGTTAGCTTTCGACTGTGCTGACCGCTCATTTCATTGTTGCTAATCACATTGCACTAATCACCTCAGCTGCCCCGACACCTGCAGCCATGCTTGAACTACAGCTGGATACCAAAGTCCATCTGATTTCTGCCAACACTCTCCCTCGCTCTGGTTCCTCCCTTCCACTCACACAGACTCTCCGCTCTGTGATCCCTCCTGACCCCTTCCCTTTCCAAGCACCCCACTGAGCTAACCATTTGACTTCAGTGCAGGGATGATTAAGAGCGTATTTATCAAGACTTTATCAACTAGTCTTTCTGTTTAGCGGGCTAAATGTCAGCCGGTGACTCAGGTTGAATGACCACAAGCGAAATGGTGTATTTTATGATACATTCACTCAACCTCTTGGCATAATGTAAGACCTGCACTCACTTGCACCACCTCTAAAACGAGCCCAGAAGGGGGATTACCGGGCCCTTTAGCCTTTTCCTGGGTTATGGAGCCCTGAGGCCTGAGCTTTGGCAGCCCCTGTGGTCATCGTCTTACTGGACAAGAATTTCCACTTGGCAGCCTGGCATGCCAACAGTTGTATGAAACACATGCACAGCTAAGCAGAGGACCCAGTGGTGTAATCACGCCTTGTTCCCACTTTCCAAAAAGGACCAGAAAGCAGCTCCTATGCACCTatacatgacttttttttttgctgtggaaACAAGGGAAGCAACATTCCACCATTTTGCTAGATCTTGCACTAATATGACATTACTGTTATTATGACAGGTCTGACTGATGATGTGGGGAAAACCAGACTAAAGCCGTGACTAGGCAGACACTGATAGCTGTTTAATTAGTGACTGTTTCTGATTACGTTTGCAAAGGCTATTGCTAAAGTCAGCTGGGTGAAATTATACAGCAGGGCAGGGTGTAGTCTCCGggaggacggtgtgtgtgtttgttatctGCGCGGGGAACGTGACTAATGTGTCATAACACAATCCCGAATCTGCTTTACCACAGATAAATTGTTACTGAAAGGTGGCCGTGACTCAAAGAGTGGAGACAAATTTCATGGTAGCGCTCAGAGTCCGGTGTCAAATTGCTTCCAGGTAGACCCTGTTATTAGTCACACCACTGTACATAACTACAGACTCCAGACAGGGTGTTAAGAGCCGATGTCTGTATGTGGAGGTTAGGTCTACTTATACCTAATTTCAATCTCTTATATGTCAGAAacagggaaaagaaaagaacaataaacataaatattgaaaatatgaCACGCAAAgtttacatacacataaaccCTTACTTCTCTTAGGTGTTGAAATGATACATAATAACTGAATCTAGATCCACAACAGCTAAAATATCACATGTGCATtctggaaagggaaaaaaaaaaaaagagagaaacatgttCGTGCAGGTGCAAGCCCCAGGATGTGTCTTCTGCACAGTTGGAAATGACCTAGTTAGCTCCAAACAAAGGTTAGGGGTCAACCCTGCATAAATAAAGTACTTTTTGGCTCCAGTTGACAACTCTGACAATTGAGAGCTTTATATTTTATCTCTCTGGCCAGGTAACACAGCCGTTATCACCGTCCTTGTCTGGGATATTATTTGCCGCTTCCTGCTGCAGTCACACAAAGgctttgcattaaaaaaacatggaacCAGAGATCACGCATTTGACTAGATGCTCAATCTAAGCAAAGGTAGTAAAGGGAAGTTGGGATTTGCCTGTATAGCTATAGTATAGGTAGACAATACTGGGTGAAGATAAGGGGTTGTTATTGAGAGCATCTGCTTCTCTGAGGGCTCATCTGTCATGCTGTTGTGGGTTTACTGCTGAGAATTCACTTGTGTGGCAGTGTAGAAGAAAACTGAGTTTGTGCTTCCTCTTACAATTTATCAGCAGCTCTTATCTTACAGGGCTttcacaccaaacacaaaacGTGGCACTGGTTAGAGAAAAGGGCTCTGGACACAGCTGCAATCTGCTCAACTGATGCTAACCGATTTTGTCGAGCGCTACCTTGATACTCAGCGAggttttttaaaaggtgaacTTTGGGCATGATCTTTGAGTCTTTCAGTAAGCTGAGACTTTGTAGCAACGGCAAACAAGAAGAAGGGAGTGTGCCGACTACTCAGGGTAATAAACATACAGTGGCAATTTAAGCaatcttaaaagaaaaaatgtatacacacacaaacactgaatacTCAGCTATTCAACACAATTTAGAATCATGAGGAGATTTGTACAGAAaatcataaacatttattaactaGTAGGAGGTCCAGATGGTTCACATTTAGAACAACAAGCTGAATTTAGTACAATATTTATAAAGTAATAttatattctttctttttttttttgcttgccCTTGTCTGGCTGCATGATATATAAACCCAGTTACAATGACTGAGCAGTCTGAGGTCGAGCACTTCAGACAGGACTCATAGCTGTTATGACAGACACATCACTGGTTGTTATGAGGACTGAAGCTAAGAATCTTTAATTATGGGACTGTCTACCCTACCAGCAAGCCACCGTACCACCCAGACCTGCCACCTTTACCGCAACACAACCGTGTGAGGACGAGCAGAATGtaattaaaatggaaaatattgtaAGTTGTCAGCAACTGATAGAGTCTGCCAAATGTGTGCTAAAAGACTGTATCATGAAAAGGGAAAATTAGCTTAAACTCCATGATGACTTGTATAAACACACAGTGTACAACAGACAACAGATATATTTTATGGGTTTAGATGCATGTACAGGAGAAGTAGCGagtgaaaaactaaaaaatatgcTCCATTGTAACCCCCCACTCCTCTCTAGCTGATATACGTGATCCCTCTATCTGAAGGTAAGCCTAAATTCTGCCTACTGCGTAATTTTTGCATGTGTATGCGCAGCTGTGATAGCCGAGTGCTTCCCCTGAAACCCACAAACCATGCCACTGCTTTACTGCTACCTGGGAAAGGTCTACAAAACAGGGGGTGAAATTTAAAAACCAGTGTGCGCTGGAAACTTTACTCTCTCGACGTCAGATGCTTTTTCCTGTGCATTTCCTGAGAGGAGGATGCGGAGGAAGGAAGCCACGTTGCGTCGAATGGCAGTAAATCACTGCAAACAATGACGAAGAGACTTTACCACGCACATGTTAAACAACTCCCAAAAAACTTCACTTTTTGTTTATAGATGAGGTGGCcgcagcaggaggagaagaaagtgCTGGGCAGTTTGTTCAGCGACCAATGACAGACAGGaactagttttgttttttaactctGGCCTCCCTACGCTGGCTGGCTGTCCATTGTCTGCATGGGCCCTTTCGACCTCTCGGCTTCCCTCCATTCCAGGGCTCTTCCTCTGTGGACGACAACACCCCGCGTCAGGCTGTCTGACAGTGCCTGAACATCCCCCTACTTGAACAGAACATGATCATTTAGACATTTGAAGTTCAGCCACAGTGGAATGGCTTGTTTGTTCAGAAAACGTGTGTTATGAATTTGCTAGTTGACAGCTAAACACAACATGGTCTGAGCACTGGTCTGTGATGAGTCACCATCATGTCATAATTGCAATTTTAGCTACATTGATTAATTATCATTTAGCAAGTCGCGCCGTCGCTGGTGAGACTGTATACTCACACGGAAATGAAAGCTATATGTAGAAAGCGTGTGTCACTCGTGTTCACCAGACATGAGACGCAACACAGCAACCCTCAGCCGTATGGAATAGTAAGAGACTCACACATTAAAGGTAATGACAAGAGTGTGTTGGCGTATTCTTCAATGGGGATGACTGGCGCAGCCCTTTTAAAGACTACAGCTTCAATCAAACTGCTAACATGGCTGACTGATAGCTGCGCAGGAAACGTGCAAAGCTCTTTTAACTTCAGCCGTCTGAGACATCAAAAGCAGGCAGCCATCAGTCTCTGTgatggagcagagcagagggaggaaggagggagggagggagggagagaagcaCAGAGCTCCATTTGGTTTTTACTGATCTGGACAGTGCAGCATCACAGTCAGGAATGGAACTCCAGCTGTAGCATTTCTACCCAACAAAAGCGTCCTTTTGAACTCACTAACTaactaaatcatttttttttatgactgcaGCATTCAGATACAGAACTGCAGCAACAGATGTCAGCACACTGATGTGTTCATTGAAGAATCAAACATGTCTTTAAaggtaatgttaaaaaaattcaaaaaccTGTGTCATGACTCAGCCTGGTTGTGACAGTTTTCAATACTGGTGCCAATACAAAACTGGAACCGAGAAGATGCTTTACTTATTGagaaatacaaacatgtttttctacaaaactattatttcatttcacaaaagatgccaaagttctcaaatgttaaatgctgCCACACATGGCGTTTGCCTTATAGAATACAGTCAAAAAAGCTGAAACTGGAACTAACATTTGATGCCAGCTTTCTGTACTTGACAGTTGTCAAAACTGTCAAGTGGTCGGTGCCAAAAAAGTATTGAGATTTTATACCCAGCGCTACTCATGACATGGACaacaatgttttaaaactaATTATTTCAGAGAGCCAGCACAACCGTTCAAAACTAGAAATGAGACCTTTATaagaattaatcaattagttgaatattaatcagcaactattttgataatccatAATTCACTGGTTCCAACTTGTCAAATaggaatattttctggttttcttattttatgaTAATGAACTGAATATCTATAAAACATGACCATGGGTTCTGGGAACTTGTGGTGGCATTTTTTCTATTTCCCAACATtctatagaccaaacaattgatCAACAATTGATTTGTTGAGAAAATCATCtgtagattaatcgataattgttatttgcagccTAAGAGACCATTAAATTCAATAGACAAGGAGAGCTGTGCTGTAGATGTTTCCATTGATCCCTTCTTCCAACATGTTTATGGCAATGGCTACTCTTTAACAAGCTCACTTCCTCTTGAGCAATTCCTAATGGCAGAAGACtccagaaaacaaagacaagtgGACGGCTTTAGTGGAGAAAAACATCTTAGGCCTAAGTGACATTGATCCCGCCAATCTCTTTATTATGATTACGTCTTTTGCTTTTTGGTAAAGGGAAGAGTGAGCAGTGGTTTGGAGAAATGACGCGGGAGTTGGATGCAGAAAAACGAGGGACAGAGACTGCCAGAATGTCCAACAGACAGACCCCGCACAATGATTCAACTTCCTTCTAAGTTCTCACTTCCTCTCTGGCCTGCTCTCCTCCAATACTCAGAGAGAAATGTGGCTCAAATTAGAGTTTCCGCTCGCTGGGGAGGCtgagaaacaggaaaacagagggaggggagagagagagagagagagagagagagagagagaggagagactaACAGCTCTCAGTTTACACAAGTTAGAAGGTTTGTTAGCTCatctctacttttttttttttttttttgcagcttctCATCCCACACTCTTTGGACCCTTAGACTACAATCTGTCTTAAGGCAagagtggacacacacacacacacacacacacacacatacacaaacagggAAGATAGACAGAGACAGGAGATACCACTCAACAGTTACAAGGTGAGATTACAGAATGGGTGTGCGCCAGGgccttttgaaaaaaaaatgtgtcggTGTGGCTGTAAAGTATCCACGGCCCACGGAGCTGCCTGGGTAATGACATTCCTCTGATAACCGAGCGAGGTGTAGGAGATGGGAGTCCGGGTCCCATCAATCAGCAGAGaccccttcctcctctcagcACAATGACTACAGTGTTCTACATGAGCACCCCTCGTCCCTTCAACTGTAGCTCATGACTGGCGGGTGGCTGGGTGGGGGtgttggggtgggggtgggggtggtggtggggggggggggggggaccctCCCAGTATGAGCGAGCTCACCCTGAGGGtaacataaaagaaaacagactctGGCTATGTCTTGAGATATTCCCAAACAGGGTGGAGAGGAGGTCTTCAAGTATGATAATGTAATCCACTGAGTTGCAGCCCACTCACTAGGACAAACGCTAGAAAAAAATGGAGTAggattactgtgtgtgtgtgtatgtgtgtttaaaagaaagagacagagaaggattGCTGAGGCAATTACAGGCTTCGGCACAGCAGAAGGCTTTTCAAAAGCATATCCACCCAGTCTTTGCAGCCGCTCAAACAGACACAGCCTCAAAAGCTGTTAAGACACCCGCTCTCCTTCTCCGCCAGCACAACATGTTAGCACAGAAATCAGTTTCCGCCTAAATATGACACATTCTTTTGGCTAACCCGAAGCTGAAACCGCCTCACGACCAAAGTGAAAAATCAAAcaagagagatgaaaaaaaattctgacaACTGCTGCTGCACGAccaaagaggaaagaaaa
This window contains:
- the nck1b gene encoding SH2/SH3 adapter protein Nck1 isoform X1, giving the protein MDMANLFKHFFRIGKVKSRKGGMRDTASNADSDMYADNGERLYDLNLPALVKFSYTAEREDELSLVKGTRVVVMEKCSDGWWRGSYNGRSGWFPSNYVTEDVDGTAGGGGMGGGGDPAGSLTEKLAAVMNSTTNGNRVLHTVQALYPFSSGNDEELNFEKGEVMEVVEKPENDPEWWKCRKADGQLGLVPKNYVNVLDSTSHKPTAGPAGPPTPDCDYISPSGSGRFAGKEWYYGKVTRHQAEVALNQRGIEGDFLIRDSESSPNDFSISLKAQSKNKHFKVQLKENLYCIGQRKFNSMEELVEHYKKAPIFTSEQGDKLYLIKALAAS